The Nostoc sp. KVJ3 genomic interval TGTATCGGTGAGCAAATGCCTGAGCAACTCCGTAAATGCCTCTAATCCACCCGCAGAGGCGGCAATGCCAACGATGGGAAATAAAGCATCCGCAATGTCTTGCTGCTCTACGTCGGCGCAAAGCATAATTCTGTAGTGCGCTCGGTGAATGGTTGCAGGTTTTAGAGCTATACGGGGTTCAGCCACTATTCGTGAAAACCTGAAATCCTTGCGCGATAATTACACTTAAAGGCAGTTTAGTAAAAAAATTATAAATTATCTAGTAGTGCAGCATTACACGTTAGAGCCATTACGTGGAATAGGCGGCTCATCGCCTCAATACCTACTATTTCAACGATGCCTAACTTCAACAACAATTTTTGTTTGCGCGAGTACGTTTATCATTTGAGAAATTTCAGATTGGTTCAATGTATCTAAATTGGCATCCCATTCATCTAAAAGAATCCATTGTGCTTCGACTTGAGCCAAAATTTCTTGCATTTGTGCTTTTAAAGTTTCACCTGTAGAACGACCAATAGTCATAGAATTAAAGCAGAGATGGTGTTGAGCAGGTAAATAAAATGAGCGAGGCAATAATTTCTGGTGAATTAAAAGAAGCAAGGTTGATTTCCCAGCACCATTTTCTCCTCGAATAGTTATTCGTCCTGGCTCTTTGAGCAAAGGTACTATTTCGTCTATTGAATCTAAGTGATTTAAATTTTTTTCGTTATTCAAAATAAATTTGAGCTTAGACCAGTTTACTCGAGATAATATATCATTTTTAAGTGGAGATTGAATTCCTCGAATAATTCCAGATATTTTACTCTTTTGCACCGGAAATTCTGTTAGGGAATCTAATAAATCATAAGTAAAATTTAAAATCATAAATAAACGAGGTAAAGTCACAATCACAGTTGCAGCATAAGCTTTGTCTGTGGCATGAACAAGCAATGAATGCACAGCTATTACCATACAGGGAAGCATGGTCAATAAAGCAATTCCAATTGAAATACTTATTTGATATATAGTACTACGAATATTAAGTTGCTTAGATTCCGAAAACTCTACATGAAATCGACTCAGCCAACTTTGAAAATTGTATTGATTTCCTAAAAGAACATTATCCCAAGCAGAAAGAAGAATTTTTCCTAAGTTGACACGGGCATTTTGAGCTTGCAGCGCAATCTTTCCTTGTTTGTTGGAAAAAGACTTCATTATTATTGCTGTTAATAAAATACTGATAAAATAACCATAGATAAAATTAGGTTCTACAATATAAGATAAAACTATAATATTGAGGAAGGCATTCAGAAGTCGAGAAAAGAGACCATGCGAATATTGTATAAAAGATGAAATAGTTTGTTGTCCTTCATTGCTTAATATGCTGATTTTGACATCCCTTTCGTTTTTATCATTCCAGAGAATGGGTTGAGTATTGTTATTCTTAATAAAAGAGTTAACGAATTTCTTTAAACTGTCTTGTTCCCAAAAACTAATAGCTATTAAAGATAATCCTCCTGGTATATATGGAATTGTTAATGAGGCCATATATAAACCAATGTCTATTCCAAGGAAACCCCCAGAATACAAATCTTCAGAAAGACGTTTCAGCCAAATACTGGAAGATGCAACTATAATTTGTTGTATTAAAATTAAAACTAGAGAGATTATTGCTGATTTGGAAATTAATAAATAAACAATTCTATGGAAGTTTTTACTCATAGTATTAATTACAGAAAATCGAAAAAACAATAAATGGTAACAAGAGTTTATTACAACACTAATTACCATCTATTTTGACTTCTGCTAATACAGAATGCCAAGGATTATGTGTAGTGAACTGCAATTATGTTGCTCTGAAAAATGTAAGAGATGCTGAACAATCAAAGTTGTTTAACTGGAAATTAAGATAAGTTCTTTTTTGCTTAAAGAATTATTTATTATATTGAGCTTCTCCTTACATAAATTCATTAACTCAAGTCCTCTTCTTGTAAGTAATTGACTTTTGGTTTGAAGCCTCTCAATTGAATAGATAGTATCGAAGCAATTTTTTAGAATAGTTTCTGAAGGCGGGTGAGCTTTAGGATTATTAGGATGCCCAAGACTTTCTTCCCTTAAAAGTAATACCTCAGTTGCTACTAACAAACTATGAAAAACTTTATCTAGTGGTCTTGGTGTACACAGAATAGCAGATTTACAAAAATTATCTTGATCTAAAATTAAATCATAGTCAACATAATGCTGATAACGTCTTTCATCTAAAAATACCAGATTATGAGTAAATTCATGGGTATAAAACTCAATAAAATCCTCAGATTGCCAATTTGGTTTAGGACTAGCCCATATTACGCCTATACCATTGGAAGTAGAACCTCCACCAGCAACATTTGATGGCGCACAAAAAATATAATTAATCACCAATTCAAACAAGTTTGACTTTTCGGGATAATTTGTTTGAAATTTGATAAATTCAGACTCACATTTCTTCAGATTATTTGATATATACTCAAGCGATTCTTCAGGATTTTGATTAATTATCACTGTAGTCTGATTTTTGTCATTTAAGGCAGATTCAACTTTATATAGTTCGATTAAATTGTTAATAACTGATAGCTCCGATGCAAAAGTTACTTTTGGAGAATCACGCTCAGGAATACTATCTGCTACTTGAATGTTTTTTAGAAAATTTCTGTATGCTCTTTTCAATCCTATTGTATCTTGAGTTTTTTCCTTCAATAACTGTTTATACGAAAGTGTTACTACGGTTTCAATATTTTTTTGTAGTCCAATTAACTGAAACATATTTTGTTTGACTCTCTGTAAGTTTATGGTTAGACATTTCTAATTAGAAATCTCTAATTAGAAATGTCCAATTGGGATATTTATTGCCTAAATATTTCCAGATTGATCATAGATGATCATGACAAGATTTTTCGGTTGGAGACTTAAGTCTTGACAATGTTTTTCACTTTTTTCAACTTCATCAACATTGATGTTTTGCAAAGCTTGTTTAATCATGCTATCCATGTTT includes:
- a CDS encoding aKG-HExxH-type peptide beta-hydroxylase produces the protein MFQLIGLQKNIETVVTLSYKQLLKEKTQDTIGLKRAYRNFLKNIQVADSIPERDSPKVTFASELSVINNLIELYKVESALNDKNQTTVIINQNPEESLEYISNNLKKCESEFIKFQTNYPEKSNLFELVINYIFCAPSNVAGGGSTSNGIGVIWASPKPNWQSEDFIEFYTHEFTHNLVFLDERRYQHYVDYDLILDQDNFCKSAILCTPRPLDKVFHSLLVATEVLLLREESLGHPNNPKAHPPSETILKNCFDTIYSIERLQTKSQLLTRRGLELMNLCKEKLNIINNSLSKKELILISS
- a CDS encoding chemotaxis protein CheB, which encodes MAEPRIALKPATIHRAHYRIMLCADVEQQDIADALFPIVGIAASAGGLEAFTELLRHLLTDTGMAFVLIQHLAPNHKSLLSEILARTTQMPVRHHRAKLGKLYAKKLMLTSTL